In Cotesia glomerata isolate CgM1 linkage group LG1, MPM_Cglom_v2.3, whole genome shotgun sequence, one genomic interval encodes:
- the LOC123268215 gene encoding RYamide receptor-like, whose product MEVSLGGVTSEREGNINSSLEIEKISELLDNFYKSLQNDADYFLISLYIPTIVVAVTANLIVITVVVKYQHMRSITNYFVVNLSIADLLVTLICMPMSVSQAISIIWNYGEIMCKLFYYLQGVAVAASVFTITAMSVDRYLAVRSPMDLHRMFNRKTTIMTIITLWFIALTIFAPLLKAVSLENLDLQLNLTLVVMAAENESLKILEPPSLLVCSEDFKPLGIHAHVFGTFCFVLVYAIPGFVVILAYSLMGRTLCARKPPFDYDCNAGSASSQQGFRLMRERKRVAWILLILAILFALCWLPYNVLRLLVDLDVVYQDRVIPVLLPYCLYLGHANSALNPVVYCFMTRNFRQSVKKILCRRFGKSDKSKPNRKSAKGAGIILGSSIKQRGMRIQRAPRVAGIIAEAELATVRNVPERNATSSSGYDSSNSRHSPHRRCYMLKNLSTVKIVGRASATNCAPGKSLTKQEQYLTTSLNDVDLSNTYKINREVQGPRRSRSLQTLSTVTIHRQNTLESTVQATQFINDI is encoded by the exons ATGGAGGTGTCTTTGGGCGGAGTGACCTCCGAGCGGGAAGGAAATATCAACAGTAGTCTAGAAATAGAGAAGATATCAGAACTTCTTGATAACTTCTATAAGAGCTTGCAGAACGATGcggattattttttgatatcaCTGTACATTCCGACAATTGTTGTTGCTGTCACTGCTAATTTAATAGTTATCACTGTTGTGGTTAAATATCAACATATGCGCAG cataACAAATTATTTCGTCGTAAATCTGTCGATAGCTGACCTTTTGGTGACACTTATCTGCATGCCTATGTCCGTAAGCCAGGCTATTTCGATAATATGGAATTACGGTGAAATAATGTGTAAGCTTTTCTACTATCTCCAGG GTGTTGCTGTAGCAGCTTCTGTATTTACGATAACAGCCATGAGTGTTGATAGATACCTGGCTGTCAGAAGCCCAATGGATCTGCATAGAATGTTCAATCGTAAAACCACTATAATGACTATAATAACACTTTGGTTTATCGCGCTCACTATATTTGCTCCACTATTAAAAGCG gTATCACTTGAAAATCTAGATTTACAATTAAACTTAACTCTTGTTGTGATGGCAGCAGAGAATGAAAGCCTGAAAATCCTCGAACCACCTAGTCTTCTAGTTTGCTCGGAGGATTTTAAACCCCTTGGGATTCACGCGCACGTTTTTGGAACCTTTTGCTTCGTACTAGTTTACGCAATTCCCG gATTTGTCGTAATCCTGGCGTATTCACTAATGGGTCGGACTTTGTGTGCCAGAAAACCGCCATTTGATTACGATTGCAACGCTGGAAGTGCAAGCTCACAacag GGTTTTAGATTGATGCGTGAGCGTAAGCGGGTAGCTTGGATTTTACTGATTCTCGCCATCCTCTTCGCACTTTGCTGGTTACCGTACAACGTCCTGCGGTTGCTTGTTGACCTCGACGTCGTAT atCAAGACAGAGTGATTCCGGTTTTACTTCCTTATTGCCTGTATCTTGGGCATGCCAATAGCGCACTCAACCCCGTGGTCTATTGCTTCATGACACGCAATTTCCGTCAGAGTGTGAAGAAGATTCTTTGTCGGCGGTTCGGAAAATCTGATAAATCTAAACCCAATCGAAag AGTGCCAAAGGTGCGGGTATAATTTTGGGGTCAAGCATAAAACAGCGGGGAATGCGAATTCAAAGAGCACCCCGGGTAGCTGGAATTATTGCAGAAGCTGAACTTGCAACCGTCAGAAATGTTCCAGAGCGTAATGCAACTTCGAGCAGTGGCTATGACAGCTCTAACAGTCGCCACAGCCCACATCGACGCTGCTATATGTTGAAAAACTTGTCGACGGTAAAAATTGTAGGACGAGCTTCTGCAACAAATTGTGCTCCCGGGAAGTCGCTCACTAAACAGGAACAATACCTTACAACAAGTTTGAACGATGTTGACCTCAgtaatacatataaaattaACCGAGAAGTCCAAGGCCCTCGGCGTAGTAGGAGTTTGCAAACTTTATCAACTGTTACCATTCATCGGCAAAATACACTCGAAAGTACTGTTCAAGCTACTCAATTTATCAACGATATCTGA
- the LOC123259062 gene encoding uncharacterized protein LOC123259062: MAILNNIRPLLVGARIFGCSPHRITDREFIITKFGLVYSLLIAAIIGCIFIFDFYINVYHTIEFKMRLLIFVRSCLYYISILTDGVIAMIWNGFLNIIVSRIYNFDYATKYNQNSNYKMINACKFLIIIVLAYWTAVGYFTYFCEESDFIFYAVAYSVANVTMSMQIMKFIGLLLLLYQRFNYLDQMILQSDVKRGLTVIVYPERGNMNLQEICWLHYLLVTASEEINSVYSTQLFFWITISFLNGLSRIYTLTTMQAEQKLYLVIRDSFSVVACAVNLFAISAFSHFTAARANNIRKSTFAPQASIKMKKNLDNFEVIAYFYLKKLRFTAAAGLIRVDLPLLLSIIGAITTYLVILHAMNP, from the exons ATGGCAATTCTGAACAACATAAGACCACTTCTAGTGGGTGCTAGAATATTTGGTTGTTCTCCTCACCGAATAACAGATCGCGAATTTATAATCACTAAATTCGGTCTTGTTTATTCACTTCTTATTGCCGCGATTATTGgatgcatttttatttttgatttttatataaatgtcTATCATACAATCGAATTCAAAATGCGATTACTTATTTTTGTACGAAGTTGTCTTTATTACATTAGCATACTTACTGACGGTGTTATTGCCATGATTTGGAACGGCTTTTTGAACATAATTGTATCTCGGATTTACAATTTTGATTATGCAACAAAGTACAACCAAAACAGCAATTATAAGATGATAAACgcctgtaaatttttaattattattgttctgGCGTATTGGACCGCTGTTGGTTATTTTACCTACTTCTGCGAAGAAagtgattttattttctatgcTGTTGCTTACTCTGTTGCTAATGTTACAATGTCTATgcaaattatgaaatttattggATTGTTGCTGCTACTCTACCAACGTTTCAATTATTTAGATCAAATGATTCTGCAAAGTGACGTTAAAagag gGCTTACTGTAATCGTATACCCTGAAAGAGGTAACATGAACCTTCAAGAGATCTGTTGGCTTCATTATCTCCTAGTGACAGCATCGGAGGAAATCAACAGCGTTTATTCTACCCAATTATTTTTCTGGATAACAATAAGCTTTTTGAACGGACTATCGAGAATTTATACCCTTACAACAATGCAAGCTGAACAAAAGTTGTACCTCGTAATTCGAGACTCTTTCTCTGTGGTTGCTTGCGCTGTAAATTTATTCGCTATTTCTGCATTCAGCCACTTCACTGCCGCTCGAGCTAATAATATTAGAAAATCAACTTTTGCTCCTCAAgcttcaataaaaatgaaaaaaaatctt gATAATTTTGAAGTAATCGCGTATTTTTACCTCAAGAAATTACGCTTCACAGCCGCTGCAGGATTGATTCGAGTTGATCTACCTCTTCTACTATCG ATTATTGGAGCCATAACGACATATCTCGTTATTCTTCATGCAATGAATCCATAA
- the LOC123259068 gene encoding tRNA (guanine-N(7)-)-methyltransferase isoform X2 — MDWSSLYPEYFSDSQDESERKPGVEFADIGCGYGGLLVTLSGMFPENLILGMEIRIKVSDYVMDRIAALRSQHPGQYQNIACLRTNAMKYLPNYFKKGQLKKIFFLYPDPHFKKAKHKWRIINDTLLAEYAYVLAEQAIIYTMTDVKELHEWMVKHFVNHPLFERISGDELDTDPIVPKLYESTEEGQKVTRNKGDKFLAVFRRIPDKFVPDDKR; from the exons ATGGACTGGAGTTCGTTGTATCCGGAATATTTTTCTGATAGTCAGGATGAGAGCGAACGTAAACCTGGAGTTGAATTTGCAGATATTGGCTGTGGCTATGGCGGATTGCTGG TCACTCTGTCAGGAATGTTTCCGGAGAATTTAATATTGGGAATGGAGATCAGGATAAAAGTATCTGACTATGTCATGGACAGGATTGCAGCCTTGAGATCGCAACATCCAGGTCAATACCAAAATATTGCTTGTTTGAGGACAAACGCTATGAAGTATTTACcaaattacttcaaaaaaGGACAg ttgaagaaaattttcttcttgtATCCAGATCCTCACTTCAAGAAGGCGAAACACAAGTGGAGAATTATTAACGACACATTACTAGCTGAGTATGCTTATGTTCTAGCTGAACAG GCAATTATCTACACAATGACTGACGTGAAAGAGCTTCACGAGTGGATGGTTAAGCATTTTGTGAATCACCCTTTATTCGAAAGAATTTCAGGCGATGAATTG GACACGGATCCGATTGTTCCGAAACTTTATGAGAGCACCGAAGAAGGTCAGAAAGTCACGAGAAATAAAGGAGACAAATTTTTAGCTGTGTTCCGTCGAATACCCGACAAATTCGTACCTGATGATAAAAGATAG
- the LOC123259068 gene encoding tRNA (guanine-N(7)-)-methyltransferase isoform X1, translating to MTDKIISLPQKKYYRQRAHSNPIADHCIEYPTKPELMDWSSLYPEYFSDSQDESERKPGVEFADIGCGYGGLLVTLSGMFPENLILGMEIRIKVSDYVMDRIAALRSQHPGQYQNIACLRTNAMKYLPNYFKKGQLKKIFFLYPDPHFKKAKHKWRIINDTLLAEYAYVLAEQAIIYTMTDVKELHEWMVKHFVNHPLFERISGDELDTDPIVPKLYESTEEGQKVTRNKGDKFLAVFRRIPDKFVPDDKR from the exons atgacggataaaataatatctctgcctcaaaaaaaatattaccgGCAACGAGCACATTCCAATCCCATTGCCGATCACTGTATTGAGTA tcctaCGAAGCCTGAGTTGATGGACTGGAGTTCGTTGTATCCGGAATATTTTTCTGATAGTCAGGATGAGAGCGAACGTAAACCTGGAGTTGAATTTGCAGATATTGGCTGTGGCTATGGCGGATTGCTGG TCACTCTGTCAGGAATGTTTCCGGAGAATTTAATATTGGGAATGGAGATCAGGATAAAAGTATCTGACTATGTCATGGACAGGATTGCAGCCTTGAGATCGCAACATCCAGGTCAATACCAAAATATTGCTTGTTTGAGGACAAACGCTATGAAGTATTTACcaaattacttcaaaaaaGGACAg ttgaagaaaattttcttcttgtATCCAGATCCTCACTTCAAGAAGGCGAAACACAAGTGGAGAATTATTAACGACACATTACTAGCTGAGTATGCTTATGTTCTAGCTGAACAG GCAATTATCTACACAATGACTGACGTGAAAGAGCTTCACGAGTGGATGGTTAAGCATTTTGTGAATCACCCTTTATTCGAAAGAATTTCAGGCGATGAATTG GACACGGATCCGATTGTTCCGAAACTTTATGAGAGCACCGAAGAAGGTCAGAAAGTCACGAGAAATAAAGGAGACAAATTTTTAGCTGTGTTCCGTCGAATACCCGACAAATTCGTACCTGATGATAAAAGATAG